Proteins from a single region of Pyrus communis chromosome 6, drPyrComm1.1, whole genome shotgun sequence:
- the LOC137737857 gene encoding major allergen Pru ar 1-like, translated as MGITKISQKFVTQVTPQRMFNALILDSHNLCPKLMFSSIKSIEFLSGSGEVGTIKQINFTEASPMKYVKHRIDALDKEALSCSYTFIESDASDHLMDKLEYITYDVKFEGYGRGGCICHLTSTYKAKDDIQIKEEDIELGKDRAIGMYEVLEAYLMAHPRAYI; from the exons AtgggaatcaccaagatcagcCAGAAGTTTGTGACTCAGGTGACGCCACAGAGGATGTTCAACGCCTTGATCTTGGACTCCCACAACCTCTGCCCCAAGCTCATGTTCTCATCAATTAAAAGTATTGAATTCCTTAGTGGTTCAGGAGAAGTTGGAACCATCAAACAGATCAACTTCACTGAAG CTAGTCCTATGAAATATGTTAAGCACAGGATTGATGCTTTGGACAAGGAGGCCCTCAGCTGCAGCTACACCTTCATCGAAAGCGACGCGTCGGATCACTTGATGGACAAGCTTGAATACATAACTTATGATGTCAAGTTTGAGGGGTATGGAAGAGGAGGATGCATCTGTCATTTGACCAGCACATACAAAGCCAAAGACGATATTCAGatcaaagaagaagacattgagcTTGGCAAGGATAGAGCTATTGGGATGTATGAAGTTTTGGAAGCCTACCTCATGGCACACCCTCGCGCCTACATCtga
- the LOC137736477 gene encoding L10-interacting MYB domain-containing protein-like, whose product MANKGASSSNPTATWNAHNISIFCDVCIKEVEAGHRPGTHFDKEGYANIRANFKAETGHDYERKQLKNKWDVLKNEWKLWKELVGKETGLGWNSNKGIVDASEEWWNNKIQINKEYEKLRKNGISPEMEEKLDRMFSNTVATGEHAWTPSSGVLPPETREEFIGQIDLDDEEESETMQDLRQATRKGKKRAANQGELQKKVDKKGKKIGGAAKLCGQIDRLVKVYESKSSANSLMRPLHLGSSIAEVIASVAKLPGCEPPSELWLFATCLFCSAEKQEMFATMKDPEVQLTWLKYMFNKEQ is encoded by the exons ATGGCAAATAAGGGAGcatcttcgtcaaatcctaCTGCTACATGGAATGCCCACAATATATCTATATTTTGTGATGTATGCATCAAGGAGGTTGAGGCCGGACATCGTCCGGGCACTCACTTTGACAAAGAAGGATATGCAAATATTAGAGCTAACTTCAAGGCAGAGACAGGGCATGATTATGAAAGAAAGCAACTGAAAAATAAGTGGGATGTACTTAAAAATGAGTGGAAGTTGTGGAAAGAGCTAGTTGGTAAAGAAACTGGCCTAGGGTGGAATTCGAACAAGGGTATTGTTGATGCCtctgaggagtggtggaataataaaattcag ATAAACAAAGAATATGAAAAATTGCGAAAAAATGGCATTAGTCCTGAGATGGAGGAAAAGTTAGATAGGATGTTCTCGAACACAGTTGCTACCGGTGAACATGCCTGGACACCTTCATCTGGAGTACTACCACCAGAGACAAGAGAGGAATTCATAGGACAGATTGATTTAGATGATGAGGAAGAAAGTGAGACTATGCAGGATCTAAGACAAGCTActaggaagggaaaaaaaagagcGGCTAACCAAGGAGAATTGCAAAAGAAGGTTGataagaaagggaaaaaaattggaGGCGCTGCAAAACTTTGTGGTCAAATTGACCGTCTTGTTAAAGTTTATGAAAGTAAAAGTTCTGCAAACTCATTGATGAGGCCGCTACATTTAGGCAGTAGTATTGCGGAAGTGATAGCGTCTGTTGCAAAATTGCCTGGTTGTGAGCCACCTAGCGAGTTATGGTTGTTTGCTACATGTTTATTTTGTAGTGCAGAGAAGCAAGAGATGTTTGCCACTATGAAAGATCCTGAAGTGCAGTTAACTTGGTTGAAATATATGTTCAACAAAGAACAATAA